A region of the Microcystis aeruginosa FD4 genome:
GCTGTTTTATACTGGTCGGTTTTTCATCTCGTCGGTGAAACCGAGAGCCTTCAAACCGACATTTAAGGTAAAGTTATGCCTAAACTTAGTCTCTGCATGATTGTCAAAAATGAAGCCGAAAATCTCCGGCGCTGTTTGGATAGCGTCAAAGAGGTAGTGGATGAGATGATCGTTATGGATACGGGTTCGACCGATGATACGATTGCTATTGCTCAAAGTTACGGTGCCATAGTTCCTAGCTACGATTGGCGGGGTAATTTTTCCGATGCCAGAAATGAGGCTTTAAAATATGTTACTGGCGATTGGATTTTAGTCCTTGATGCCGATGAGGAATTAAATCCGGCTATCGTACCGAAAATGCGTCGGGCAATGGAAAAAGAGGAAAATTTAGTTATTAATTTAATCCGCCATGAAATCGGAGCCGTACAATCACCTTATTCTCTAATTTCGCGGCTATTTCGCCGACATCCTCAAGTCACTTTTACCCGTCCCTATCACTCAATTATTGATGATAATGTGGCCATCTTATTAAAAAAAGAACCTGATTGGAAAATAGTTGAACTGCCAGAAATTGCGATATTTCACTACGGTTACACCGTCGATAAAATAGCCAGCTTAGATAAGTTTGAACGGGCAAGAAAAGCGATGGAGGGTTTTTATCAGCAACATCCCCACGATCCCTATGTGTGTAGTAAATTGGGAGGGTTATATCTGAAGATTGGCAGGGATAAAGAGGGTTTTAAGCTGCTCAAACATGGTTTAAAATGCCATGGCTCTAATCCGCATATTTTATACGAGTTATATTATCATCTCGCTAATTATTATTATTCAGTGGAGGAATTAAAAAAATCAGTCGATCATTTTATTAAGGCGATCGAGCAGCCAATTTTAGCTCAATTAAAACTGGGTGCTTATAATAATTTAGGTGGGTTATTATACGAAGGAGAAAACTACGAAACTGCCTTATCTATCTTTGAGAAAACCGTAGAAATTGATCCTAGCTATGCCGATGGTTACTATAATTTAGGACTGGTTCTCAAACAACTGCATCGGCTACCAGAATCGATTAAAGCTTATAAAAAAGCTCTCAAGTTAAACCCCGATAATCCCACTATTTACCAAAATCTAGGGGTTGCTTATATAGTTTTCGGTAGTTATAATGAGGCGATCGAGATTTGGCAAAAAGGCCTACAATTATTAAAAGATCAGGGTAATATTTCTCGCGCTGAAATGCTGCAAGAAACCCTAAAAGCTCTGGGAGCAAGTGTATTGAAGGATGAACAGTAACTGTTCAGAGTTGTTGGCAAGATTGGGAGCAGCCACTGTACTAAAATTCTCAATAGGCAGTTTAAATGCAGTACATCTGATTGCTAAAACCCTGTCTAGTCAAATCCTGTGAGGATTTTTCCGAATTAATTCTTAATAGGATTATCGAGGAGTTAGACGCTGAAGACTCAGGGGTTTTGATAGAAATTATCAAGAGATAATTGCTGCCGTGTAATTGACCTTGACAAGAAATGCTATAATTTCCTAGCAAGGGGGGAATTTAATCCCTCTCAGGGTTGCCATCGCACAATTTTGTCGGTTGCCAGTTCTCGTCAGCTTGTTTGTCAAATATGCCCATTCCAGTTTGAATCGGTGCTGTTATGTCAAGATTCAAGATTTCTGGCTGCAACGGAACTGGAAAATCAAACAATCTATTTCTTCAAATCTTCTTACCTTAGACAAAAATAATGAAATTCGAGGAAATCCAAGAGATTCTTAATCGGCAACTGCTCAAGCTTGAGAATCGCTGTCTCAATGACACAGAACAATTATTATTGCGAGGACTTTGGCAGAAAAAGAACTATCAAGAAATTGCCCAAGAAAACGGTTATAGTAGCAGCTATCTTGCCAATGTAGTTGCGCCACGACTCTATGATAAAGTCTCGCAACTGATCGGTTCTCCGATCAATAAGAAAAATTTTTTATCTAGACTACAATCTCATTTTACCAACTCCACATCGCTTCAGTATTGCGGTAATGAATATCCCCAGAATGAGCGTTCAGAATACCCCGATGCTCCTGTTCCCTATAATTCTTATTATTATCTAAAACGAACAAAACTTGAAGCAAAAATTATCGAGGAACTCGGTCAATCTGGGGCGTTAGTACGCATTAAAGCGCCCAAAAAATGGGGGAAAACGTCTTTATTATTAACAATTTTAGAGGTTTGTCAACAACAATTCGGTTATCGAGTTGTTAGGTTAGATTTACAACAAGCAGACCAAGACATTATAGCAAATTTTAACAAGTTCTTACGCTGGATTTGCCGTAATTGCGCTCGGCAGTTGAATTTAGAAGCCAAATTAGATGATTATTGGGATGAAGATATAGGAATTAAAATGAGTTGGACAATTTATTTTGAAGAGTATATTTTACGAGAAATAAAACAGCCACTGGTATTGGCTTTAGATGGAGTGCATCGAGTCTTTGAACATCCGAAAGTAGCGGAAGATTTTTTCCCTTTAATCCGAGCTTGTTATGAAGAATCTAAGCGATCTCCCCTGTGGCAGAAATTACGTTTAATTATTGTTCAATCCACAGAATCTTATGTTTCTCTGCGATTAGAACAGTCTCCTTTTAATGTGGGATTACCCATAGAGTTACAGGGTTTTGATCAAGAACAAGTGGCAGAATTGGCAAAAAAATATCAATTAAATGAATTAGCAACCAACGAAATTCAACAATTGATCGACTTAGTGGGGGGACATCCTGCCTTGATTCATTTAGCAATTTATCATCTTAGCCAAGAGCGAATCACGATGCCAGATTTAATCAAATCAGCAACTACATCAACGGGGATTTATTCCTCTCATTTACAGCTTCACTGGGTTACTTTACAAAAACAACCCGAACTTGCCGATGTTTTTCAACAGATTTGTCAAGGGAATCAACCAATTATACTCGATCCAATTATTGCTTATAAACTTAATAGTATGGGTTTAATTAAACTGAGAGAAAATCAAGCAATTGTCAGTTGTCAACTATATCAAAAATACTTTGGAAGTCAATATACTGGTTCAGTTTAAGATAGCGATCGCTCAAGCCAATCAGTATTAAATATCGTCTGATAAATACGATTATGAACGTCCATTTTACCATGGCGTTTTACCACTAATCCAGATAAAAATAAATCAGGTAAATAGGGATTGTTATCAATCTGTATTGCTTCTTGATGCAGGATTTGTCGATACAAGGTTAATAATTGGGGTCGGTTTGGACTTTGAAGAAGGCGATCTTGAATGGTTTTTAAATGTTCAGGTTGATCCTGCATCTCCCAATCTTGAATAATTTTTTCTGCTACTAACTGAGCTAACCATTGTTCTTCTTGATTAGAGGGGATTGGCTGCTCACTATCCCGCATCAGTTGACAGAGTTTTTGAGTTAAGAAAGGTTGCCCTCCCGTCCAGCTTAAGACTTGTTTGAGCATTGTCTGAAGATTACTGACTTTTTCTGTTAACCCATATAATAAAGGTTGGGCTTCGTGTTCTTTAAAACTTGCTAATTCAATAGCGTTACCAATATTAAAAGGTGTTTTCTGGGGGTCAGTAATTAAAGCTGAAGGTGTGGTAGCACCAAAAAAGGCAAAAGTTAGCTCTTGAAATTGAGGTCGAATCGCTCTATGGTTATAAAAAGAACGAATTAAAGCAAAAAAGTCAGAGACATCAAATTTTAACCCTAAAATGCTATCAATTTCATCAATAAATATAACAGTCGATTGTCTAGATTGCCACTGATTAAAATCGTTATTAACTAGAAGAAACTCTTCTATAAATTGTCCCAATCGTTGTACAGGAGGCAGGTCTAATTGTTCACTCCACCAAGCTTTAAAAGGTTTCAATTGTTTGATTAATCCAAAACTGCGGAGCAGATCAACGGCTAATCCTTTATACCATTGTTCGGGGGTAATATTATCTGTTCCTAGCCGAGTTAAGTCAATTACTGCACATCTAATTCCCTCCTTTTGTAACTGGCTCATCATCCGTACCATTAAGCTAGATTTTCCCATTTGACGTGCATTTAAAACATAGCAAAATAGACCTTGTTTGAGAGCTTTATAAAGATTACGATCGGCTTGTCGAACTACATAATTCGGTGCATCCATCGGTAAACTTCCCCCCACTTGATAGACAAATTTGGGAGGTTGTTCAGCACTTTTAAGCAGGTCATTTTCAAAGATAAGTTCTGCTTGAGTTGCTTTCAGTACCTCTAAAGTATTTGTGAGTTCTTTAGTGCGTTCTTGCACTCTTTGTTCTAAGTTTTGATAGAGTCTGGAGTTATCAATAGAGATAGCAGCTTGAGCCGCTAAAATGTTTAATAGTTCTACTCTTTCATCAGTAAATGCACCTGTGGTTAGATTATTTTCTAAATAAACAATTCCTTTTATTTGACCTTGATTGAGTAAAGGAATACAAAGCATAGATTTAGTTTGTTTAGCCACAATATAATAATCATTGGTAAATTGACCTTCAGAAGTGGCATCATTTAAAACGATAGT
Encoded here:
- a CDS encoding AAA-like domain-containing protein: MKFEEIQEILNRQLLKLENRCLNDTEQLLLRGLWQKKNYQEIAQENGYSSSYLANVVAPRLYDKVSQLIGSPINKKNFLSRLQSHFTNSTSLQYCGNEYPQNERSEYPDAPVPYNSYYYLKRTKLEAKIIEELGQSGALVRIKAPKKWGKTSLLLTILEVCQQQFGYRVVRLDLQQADQDIIANFNKFLRWICRNCARQLNLEAKLDDYWDEDIGIKMSWTIYFEEYILREIKQPLVLALDGVHRVFEHPKVAEDFFPLIRACYEESKRSPLWQKLRLIIVQSTESYVSLRLEQSPFNVGLPIELQGFDQEQVAELAKKYQLNELATNEIQQLIDLVGGHPALIHLAIYHLSQERITMPDLIKSATTSTGIYSSHLQLHWVTLQKQPELADVFQQICQGNQPIILDPIIAYKLNSMGLIKLRENQAIVSCQLYQKYFGSQYTGSV
- a CDS encoding glycosyltransferase — protein: MPKLSLCMIVKNEAENLRRCLDSVKEVVDEMIVMDTGSTDDTIAIAQSYGAIVPSYDWRGNFSDARNEALKYVTGDWILVLDADEELNPAIVPKMRRAMEKEENLVINLIRHEIGAVQSPYSLISRLFRRHPQVTFTRPYHSIIDDNVAILLKKEPDWKIVELPEIAIFHYGYTVDKIASLDKFERARKAMEGFYQQHPHDPYVCSKLGGLYLKIGRDKEGFKLLKHGLKCHGSNPHILYELYYHLANYYYSVEELKKSVDHFIKAIEQPILAQLKLGAYNNLGGLLYEGENYETALSIFEKTVEIDPSYADGYYNLGLVLKQLHRLPESIKAYKKALKLNPDNPTIYQNLGVAYIVFGSYNEAIEIWQKGLQLLKDQGNISRAEMLQETLKALGASVLKDEQ